From a region of the Acinetobacter larvae genome:
- the nuoF gene encoding NADH-quinone oxidoreductase subunit NuoF produces MNTEPKPIYGDGNPETHPLTWRLSRQEHVRLADDYEKLDGYAGFKKAITMPPKDVLEVIKAATVKGRGGAGFPAGIKWSLMAPNDNSGPRYLICNADEMEPGTFKDRLLMEKLPHQLIEGMLIAAYTLEATHGYIFIRGEYIEAAQYLNDALEQIRAKGYLGDNILDTGWNFELFVHTGAGRYICGEETALINSLEGRRANPRTKPPFPQVAGAWGRPTIVNNVETYNNLPAIMLRGPEWYINLSAGKSKDPGTKIYGASGKVKFPGLWELPFGTTAREVIEEHAGGMRDGLKLKAWLPGGASTDFLAAEHIDLPMDAESIMKAGSRLGTCLLMVVDETQCMVSATRNLEEFFARESCGWCTPCRDGLPWAVKALKALESGEGKQEDIDHLQELTRKLWIGKTFCAHAPGAMEPLMGALKHFRHEFEAKLKNSSVAANQNVEQA; encoded by the coding sequence ATGAATACTGAACCAAAACCGATTTATGGCGACGGTAACCCAGAAACGCATCCATTGACCTGGCGTTTAAGCCGTCAAGAACATGTACGTTTGGCGGATGACTACGAAAAGCTCGATGGTTATGCTGGCTTTAAAAAAGCCATTACCATGCCGCCCAAAGATGTACTTGAAGTGATTAAAGCTGCAACCGTGAAAGGTCGTGGCGGTGCAGGTTTCCCAGCAGGAATTAAATGGTCCTTGATGGCACCCAATGATAACTCCGGTCCGCGTTACTTGATCTGTAATGCCGACGAAATGGAGCCAGGTACCTTTAAAGACCGTTTGTTAATGGAAAAACTGCCGCACCAGTTGATCGAAGGCATGTTGATTGCGGCTTATACGCTTGAAGCCACACACGGTTATATTTTTATCCGGGGTGAGTACATCGAAGCTGCGCAATATCTCAATGACGCTTTGGAGCAAATTCGTGCCAAAGGTTATTTGGGTGACAACATCTTAGACACCGGCTGGAACTTTGAACTCTTTGTCCATACGGGTGCTGGTCGTTATATCTGTGGTGAAGAAACCGCATTGATCAACTCTTTGGAAGGTCGTCGTGCCAACCCACGGACCAAACCACCATTCCCACAGGTTGCTGGGGCATGGGGGCGTCCAACCATTGTCAATAACGTTGAAACTTATAACAACTTACCCGCCATTATGTTGCGTGGTCCTGAGTGGTATATCAACTTATCTGCAGGAAAGTCTAAAGATCCAGGTACAAAAATTTATGGCGCTTCAGGCAAAGTAAAATTCCCCGGTCTTTGGGAGCTTCCTTTTGGCACGACAGCACGTGAAGTGATCGAAGAACATGCTGGTGGCATGCGTGATGGGCTCAAGCTCAAAGCATGGTTACCGGGTGGAGCTTCAACCGACTTCTTGGCTGCTGAGCATATAGACTTGCCAATGGATGCAGAAAGCATCATGAAAGCCGGTTCGCGTTTGGGGACTTGTTTATTGATGGTTGTAGACGAAACGCAATGCATGGTGTCTGCAACACGTAACTTAGAAGAATTCTTTGCGCGTGAATCTTGTGGCTGGTGTACACCATGCCGTGATGGTTTGCCATGGGCAGTGAAAGCACTTAAAGCACTTGAATCTGGTGAAGGTAAGCAGGAAGACATCGACCATCTACAAGAACTTACGCGTAAGTTGTGGATTGGTAAAACTTTCTGTGCACATGCACCCGGCGCAATGGAGCCACTCATGGGCGCACTCAAACATTTCCGTCATGAATTTGAAGCAAAATTGAAAAATAGTTCAGTTGCTGCAAATCAGAACGTTGAACAAGCTTAA
- the nuoG gene encoding NADH-quinone oxidoreductase subunit NuoG, giving the protein MATIHVDGKSYEVNGSENLLQACLSLGIDIPYFCWHPSLGSVGSCRQCAVTQYANPEDTRGRLVMSCMTPASDNTYISIEDKEAKDFRASVVEFLMTNHPHDCPVCEEGGHCHLQDMTVMTQHDRRRYRFTKRTHYNQELGSFIAHEMNRCIACYRCVRYYTDYAGGTDFGVYANASRVYFGRPESGTLESEFSGNLTEVCPTGVFTDKTHSARYNRKWDMQYAPSVCQGCSSGCNISPGERYGELRRVENRFNGDVNQYFLCDKGRFGTGYVNREDRPRQPQQRVAEQLQNISVDEALDSLISKLKTKKVLGIGSPRASLESNFALRQLVGPEAYSTGMSQKEQSLVELVASIMQSEGLYNPSMREIESYDAVLILGEDLTQTAPRMALSVRQAAKNKAKQMAADRRTPDWLAEPVKRIGQDAKSPIYIIASTETRLADVASGEVVASPHDIARLGFAIAAAVAGEPIVGLEDDAKAYAQDIAATLKAAKKPLVISGTSLQDAAIIEAAAQVAQNLGETAGISLTVPEVNSMGLALFGGQSLEQAFAQDYDAIIVVENDLYRRLPAAQIDAALAKAEQVIVLDHSLTDTVAKADVVLSAASFAEGDGTVVSQEGRAQRFYQVYDPSYYHPDYAIKESWRWLHALETGLAGKAISWTLLDDVIEEVARNVPQLEAIQDVAPDAGYRVHGLKIAREPRRYSGRTAMRAPISIHEPKQPVDVDSALTFSMEGYVGPQKASSLVPFAWAPGWNSPQAWNKYQDNVGGHLKGGDAGIRLFDLLAKRPARSYVAPATARQNPETFRLVPQYHIFASGEFTVKTPAMQTRIPTPVFKLGAQDAERLNLQDGQHITVHAGDVAIQLPVEIVEYFPTGYIGYPMGQAPVVSLAEPVSVAVGASS; this is encoded by the coding sequence ATGGCTACCATTCATGTCGATGGAAAATCGTATGAAGTCAATGGCTCAGAAAACTTGCTACAAGCATGTTTGAGTCTAGGCATCGACATCCCGTATTTTTGCTGGCATCCATCCTTAGGTTCTGTCGGCTCTTGCCGCCAATGTGCGGTAACCCAATACGCCAATCCTGAAGATACACGTGGTCGTTTGGTGATGTCTTGTATGACACCAGCATCTGACAATACCTATATTTCGATTGAAGACAAAGAAGCAAAAGACTTCCGTGCGTCGGTGGTTGAGTTCTTAATGACCAACCATCCACACGACTGTCCAGTCTGTGAAGAGGGTGGTCACTGTCATCTTCAAGATATGACGGTTATGACCCAGCACGATCGTCGTCGTTATCGCTTTACCAAGCGTACGCACTATAACCAAGAATTGGGTTCTTTTATTGCCCATGAAATGAACCGTTGTATCGCGTGTTACCGTTGTGTGCGTTATTACACCGACTATGCTGGCGGTACCGATTTTGGTGTCTATGCCAATGCCTCGCGGGTTTATTTTGGTCGTCCAGAATCAGGCACTTTAGAGTCTGAGTTCTCTGGTAACTTGACTGAAGTTTGCCCAACCGGGGTATTTACCGACAAAACCCATTCTGCACGCTATAACCGTAAATGGGATATGCAGTATGCGCCGAGCGTCTGCCAAGGTTGTTCTTCTGGTTGTAACATTTCTCCAGGTGAACGCTATGGTGAATTGCGTCGTGTCGAAAACCGCTTCAATGGTGATGTTAACCAATACTTCTTGTGTGACAAAGGTCGTTTCGGCACAGGTTATGTCAACCGTGAAGATCGTCCACGTCAACCGCAACAACGTGTGGCCGAGCAACTACAGAACATCAGTGTAGATGAAGCACTGGACAGTTTGATTAGCAAACTGAAAACCAAGAAAGTATTGGGCATTGGTTCACCACGTGCCAGCTTAGAAAGTAACTTTGCGCTACGCCAATTGGTGGGTCCAGAGGCCTACTCAACAGGTATGAGCCAAAAAGAACAAAGCTTGGTTGAGCTGGTGGCATCGATTATGCAAAGCGAAGGGTTATACAACCCCAGTATGCGTGAAATCGAAAGCTATGATGCGGTGCTGATCTTAGGTGAAGACCTTACCCAAACTGCGCCACGTATGGCTTTGTCAGTACGTCAAGCAGCGAAAAATAAAGCCAAACAAATGGCGGCAGATCGTCGTACCCCAGATTGGTTGGCTGAACCGGTAAAACGTATTGGTCAAGATGCCAAATCACCGATTTACATCATTGCCAGCACGGAAACCCGTCTTGCCGATGTTGCATCGGGTGAAGTGGTTGCTTCACCGCATGATATTGCACGCCTAGGTTTTGCCATTGCAGCGGCAGTTGCTGGTGAGCCTATCGTTGGTTTAGAAGATGATGCCAAAGCCTATGCACAGGATATTGCTGCAACATTAAAAGCAGCGAAAAAACCTTTGGTCATTTCGGGCACCAGCTTACAAGATGCTGCAATTATTGAAGCAGCAGCGCAAGTCGCACAGAACTTAGGTGAAACGGCTGGCATAAGCTTAACTGTTCCAGAAGTGAACTCAATGGGCTTGGCACTGTTTGGTGGTCAAAGCTTAGAGCAAGCTTTTGCACAAGACTATGACGCTATCATCGTGGTTGAAAATGACCTATACCGTCGTTTGCCAGCAGCACAAATTGATGCGGCATTGGCCAAAGCAGAACAGGTGATTGTACTGGATCACTCTCTCACTGACACCGTGGCCAAAGCGGATGTAGTACTGTCTGCAGCAAGTTTTGCTGAAGGTGATGGTACGGTGGTGAGCCAAGAAGGTCGTGCACAACGCTTCTATCAAGTCTATGACCCAAGTTACTATCATCCAGATTATGCCATTAAAGAATCTTGGCGTTGGTTGCATGCCTTAGAAACCGGGCTTGCTGGCAAAGCGATTTCTTGGACGTTGCTGGATGATGTGATTGAAGAAGTGGCACGCAATGTCCCACAACTTGAAGCAATTCAAGATGTCGCACCTGATGCTGGTTATCGTGTACACGGTCTAAAAATTGCGCGTGAACCACGTCGTTATTCTGGTCGTACCGCAATGCGTGCACCGATTTCCATTCATGAACCGAAGCAACCTGTCGATGTTGACTCTGCTTTAACCTTCTCCATGGAAGGTTATGTTGGACCACAAAAAGCGTCATCCTTGGTTCCTTTTGCATGGGCACCGGGTTGGAACTCACCCCAAGCTTGGAACAAATACCAAGATAATGTTGGCGGACATCTCAAAGGTGGTGACGCAGGCATTCGTTTATTTGATCTTTTGGCGAAGCGTCCAGCACGTAGTTATGTTGCACCGGCAACTGCACGACAAAATCCAGAGACTTTCCGTTTGGTTCCGCAATATCACATCTTTGCTTCTGGCGAATTTACCGTGAAGACCCCTGCGATGCAGACGCGCATTCCGACACCGGTCTTTAAGCTTGGTGCGCAAGATGCTGAGCGTTTAAATCTGCAAGATGGGCAGCACATTACGGTACATGCTGGCGATGTTGCGATTCAACTTCCTGTCGAAATTGTTGAATATTTCCCGACAGGCTATATCGGTTATCCAATGGGCCAAGCACCAGTTGTATCGCTTGCTGAGCCTGTATCCGTTGCGGTAGGAGCTTCATCATGA
- the nuoH gene encoding NADH-quinone oxidoreductase subunit NuoH, producing the protein MNETIRALPTWAQDWPIAYSVIQAIVILLVVVLFAALLSFIERRLLALWQDRYGPNRVGPFGMFQIVADMLKIMFKEDWTPKFADKLTFRLAPAVAMATAVMSYMVIPVSPTMGVADMNIGLLFFMAMAGIAVYAVLFGGWSSNNKYALLGGLRSAAQTISYEVFLGISLMGVVAIAGSFNLRDIVEAQRDMWFIIPQFIGFMIFVVAGVAVTHRHPFDQPEAEQELAEGYHVEYGGMKWGMFFVAEYVNIVLISSLMVTLFFGGWLAPFNLEISFIPPAFWFIIKTLFFVMMFVLARGSLMRPRYDQVMNFGWKICLPLALVNLLVTGAVILLNHSA; encoded by the coding sequence ATGAATGAAACAATTCGTGCACTCCCGACTTGGGCACAAGACTGGCCAATCGCATATTCCGTGATACAAGCGATCGTCATTCTGTTGGTGGTGGTGCTGTTTGCCGCCTTGCTGTCCTTTATTGAACGTCGTTTATTGGCCTTGTGGCAGGACCGTTATGGTCCAAACCGTGTCGGTCCTTTTGGTATGTTCCAAATCGTTGCCGACATGCTAAAAATCATGTTCAAAGAGGACTGGACACCGAAGTTTGCCGACAAACTGACTTTCCGTTTGGCACCTGCTGTGGCAATGGCAACAGCCGTGATGTCTTATATGGTGATTCCGGTTAGCCCAACCATGGGCGTGGCCGACATGAACATCGGTCTGTTGTTCTTTATGGCAATGGCTGGGATTGCAGTCTATGCGGTGTTATTTGGTGGTTGGTCTTCCAATAACAAATATGCCTTATTGGGTGGCTTACGTTCTGCTGCACAAACCATTTCGTATGAAGTGTTCTTAGGCATTTCATTGATGGGTGTGGTGGCGATAGCAGGTTCATTCAACCTGCGTGACATCGTTGAAGCACAACGTGATATGTGGTTTATCATTCCGCAGTTCATTGGTTTTATGATCTTTGTGGTCGCCGGTGTTGCAGTGACGCACCGTCATCCATTTGACCAACCAGAAGCAGAGCAAGAATTGGCTGAAGGTTATCATGTCGAATATGGCGGTATGAAATGGGGTATGTTCTTCGTTGCAGAATACGTCAACATCGTTCTGATTTCTTCATTGATGGTGACTTTGTTCTTTGGTGGTTGGTTAGCACCATTCAACCTTGAAATTTCATTTATCCCACCAGCATTCTGGTTCATCATCAAGACCTTGTTCTTTGTCATGATGTTTGTCTTGGCACGTGGTTCTTTAATGCGTCCACGTTATGACCAAGTCATGAATTTTGGTTGGAAAATTTGTTTACCATTGGCGCTTGTCAACCTATTGGTTACTGGTGCTGTGATTTTGTTAAATCACTCGGCATAG
- the nuoI gene encoding NADH-quinone oxidoreductase subunit NuoI encodes MFKILAGVGSVVRTLFMVFSHAVRKRDTILYPEVPVPVPPRYRGRIVLTRDPDGEERCVACNLCAVACPVGCISLQKAEKEDGRWYPEFFRINFSRCIFCGMCEEACPTTAIQLTPDFELGEYVRQDLVYEKENLLISGPGKYPDYNFYRVTGMAIEGKDKGQAQRESAPVDVRSLLP; translated from the coding sequence ATGTTTAAAATTCTCGCTGGAGTCGGGTCTGTCGTGCGTACTTTGTTTATGGTGTTTAGCCATGCAGTACGTAAGCGTGACACGATCTTGTATCCTGAGGTGCCAGTACCGGTACCCCCACGCTATCGTGGACGTATTGTCTTGACCCGCGACCCAGATGGTGAAGAGCGTTGTGTGGCGTGTAACCTCTGTGCGGTAGCTTGTCCAGTAGGTTGTATTTCTTTGCAAAAAGCAGAAAAAGAAGACGGACGTTGGTATCCAGAATTTTTCCGGATCAACTTTTCACGTTGTATTTTCTGCGGGATGTGCGAAGAAGCTTGCCCAACCACAGCAATTCAGCTCACCCCAGATTTCGAATTGGGTGAATATGTACGTCAAGACTTGGTGTATGAAAAAGAAAACCTTTTGATTTCAGGTCCAGGCAAATATCCAGATTATAACTTCTATCGTGTGACGGGTATGGCAATTGAAGGCAAAGACAAAGGTCAAGCGCAACGTGAAAGCGCGCCTGTAGATGTACGGAGCTTATTACCATGA
- the nuoJ gene encoding NADH-quinone oxidoreductase subunit J, producing the protein MWPFYVMAVVAIVSTIRVVTNTNPVHALLSLIVSLLAVAGIFLTIGAPFAAALEVIVYAGAIMVLFVFVVMMLNLGQHTVEQERKWLSSDAWAYPALMSFLLALVLVWMLGYGDAPSTLLMGKEMVGPKVVGQSLFTHYLLLVEVAAMILLAALVAAFHLGKREPSEEEGKE; encoded by the coding sequence ATGTGGCCATTTTATGTGATGGCTGTTGTGGCTATCGTTTCGACAATTCGTGTGGTGACCAATACTAATCCTGTGCATGCTTTGCTCAGTCTGATTGTGTCTTTGTTGGCTGTTGCTGGCATTTTCTTGACCATCGGCGCGCCCTTTGCGGCTGCGCTGGAGGTGATCGTGTATGCCGGTGCCATTATGGTGCTGTTTGTGTTCGTGGTGATGATGCTCAATTTGGGGCAACATACGGTTGAACAAGAGCGCAAATGGCTGAGTTCTGATGCATGGGCCTATCCTGCATTGATGAGCTTCCTTTTGGCCTTGGTTTTGGTCTGGATGCTCGGCTATGGCGATGCGCCAAGTACGCTGTTGATGGGCAAAGAAATGGTCGGTCCAAAAGTAGTCGGTCAGTCGTTATTCACACATTATTTATTATTGGTTGAAGTTGCCGCCATGATTTTGCTCGCAGCCTTGGTTGCAGCATTTCACTTGGGTAAACGTGAGCCAAGTGAAGAAGAGGGCAAAGAATAA
- the nuoK gene encoding NADH-quinone oxidoreductase subunit NuoK, translated as MGSIPLEHGLIVASILFALGFYGVMVRRNLLFILMSLEIMMNAAALAFVVAGSAWAQPDGQIMFILILTLAAAEACIGLAIVLQFYHRFHHLDVDAASEMRG; from the coding sequence ATGGGCAGCATTCCTTTAGAACATGGTTTGATCGTCGCATCTATTCTTTTTGCACTGGGTTTTTACGGTGTAATGGTGCGTCGCAACCTTCTATTTATTTTAATGAGCCTTGAGATCATGATGAATGCCGCCGCTTTGGCATTCGTGGTGGCAGGAAGTGCTTGGGCACAACCAGATGGACAAATTATGTTTATCTTGATTCTGACCCTCGCTGCTGCAGAGGCGTGTATCGGTCTTGCGATCGTCCTTCAGTTTTATCATCGCTTCCATCACTTGGATGTGGATGCTGCTAGTGAGATGCGCGGATGA
- the nuoL gene encoding NADH-quinone oxidoreductase subunit L, which yields MSLLALTILFPLIGFVLLAAGRHKLPESLAAIIGVGAVGLSALSALFAGIQFINSQASQQVVHLWTWFQVGDFAPGISLHLDGLSLLMLGMVTGVGFLIHIFAAWYMRGEHDFARFFSYFNLFVASMLLLVLGDNLALLFLGWEGVGLCSYLLIGYYYQNPDNGKAAIKAFTVTRIGDVFLLIAIFLFYQQFGTLNIQYIVEHAAEVMSKGSSITIWTALMLFLGAAGKSAQIPLQTWLADAMAGPTPVSALIHAATMVTAGVYLCCRMFSVLELAPQVMVFISITGAVTLLVAGFAALVQTDIKRILAYSTMSQLGYMFMAVGAEAYQAGLFHMLTHAFFKALLFLSSGAVILAYHHEQNIFKMGGLFKHNKFLFACFAIGGGALAAIPYITVGFYSKDAILGAVWAQSHIAGIPLYNCLYWVGVAGAFLTSIYTFRLIWVVFFGPEKTAYHPIKGVTYWGPLAILAVLSTAVGALLKDPVSNLLNSAKIPDFMIPEALEAGVHHAELTAVGIALAGLVIGVILFTVLYSALKAFAQTSLGAGLANICRNALGFDALYNIVFVKPYLLLAKIFGRDPIDGLWLMLPAIVRGGNKFTSARQTGLLREYASSMSLGLVVLLMILVMLQVVGG from the coding sequence ATGAGTCTATTAGCTTTAACTATATTATTTCCGCTGATTGGTTTTGTACTATTGGCGGCAGGGCGTCATAAGCTTCCTGAAAGCTTGGCAGCCATTATCGGGGTCGGGGCAGTCGGTTTGTCTGCACTGTCTGCATTATTTGCAGGGATCCAGTTCATTAACAGTCAAGCCAGCCAGCAAGTGGTTCACCTTTGGACGTGGTTCCAAGTCGGTGACTTTGCACCAGGTATCAGCTTGCACTTAGACGGTTTGTCATTGTTAATGTTGGGTATGGTGACCGGTGTTGGTTTCTTGATTCATATCTTCGCAGCATGGTACATGCGCGGTGAACATGACTTTGCACGTTTCTTCTCTTATTTCAACCTCTTCGTTGCCAGCATGTTGTTGTTGGTTTTGGGTGATAACTTAGCGTTACTCTTCCTTGGTTGGGAAGGCGTTGGTTTGTGCTCATATCTGTTGATTGGTTATTACTACCAAAATCCAGACAACGGCAAAGCGGCGATTAAAGCTTTTACCGTCACGCGTATTGGTGATGTGTTCTTATTGATTGCAATATTCTTGTTCTATCAACAGTTTGGTACTTTGAATATTCAGTACATCGTAGAACATGCTGCTGAGGTGATGAGCAAAGGTTCATCGATCACCATCTGGACTGCCTTGATGTTGTTCTTGGGTGCAGCGGGTAAATCTGCGCAAATCCCATTACAAACTTGGTTGGCCGATGCGATGGCTGGTCCAACACCAGTGTCGGCATTGATCCACGCCGCGACCATGGTCACCGCAGGGGTATATCTGTGCTGCCGTATGTTTAGCGTGTTAGAACTTGCACCACAAGTGATGGTCTTCATCTCGATTACTGGTGCAGTGACCTTATTGGTTGCAGGCTTTGCAGCATTGGTACAAACCGACATCAAACGTATCTTGGCGTACTCAACCATGAGTCAGCTCGGTTATATGTTTATGGCGGTGGGTGCAGAAGCATACCAAGCGGGTCTATTCCACATGCTGACTCACGCATTCTTCAAGGCATTATTGTTCTTGTCATCTGGTGCGGTGATCTTGGCCTATCATCACGAACAAAACATTTTCAAAATGGGCGGTTTGTTTAAACATAACAAATTCCTCTTTGCTTGTTTTGCCATCGGTGGTGGTGCATTGGCGGCGATTCCTTACATTACCGTGGGCTTCTATTCTAAAGATGCCATCTTGGGTGCTGTTTGGGCGCAAAGCCATATTGCGGGTATTCCGTTATATAACTGCTTGTATTGGGTCGGTGTTGCTGGTGCATTCCTCACCTCAATTTATACTTTCCGTTTGATATGGGTGGTGTTCTTTGGTCCAGAAAAAACGGCTTATCATCCGATCAAAGGTGTGACCTATTGGGGTCCATTGGCGATTTTGGCTGTGTTGTCTACTGCGGTCGGTGCTTTACTCAAAGACCCTGTGAGCAATCTATTAAACTCAGCAAAAATCCCAGATTTTATGATTCCGGAAGCGTTAGAAGCGGGTGTACATCATGCGGAACTCACTGCTGTAGGCATCGCGCTGGCAGGTTTAGTGATCGGTGTGATTTTATTTACCGTGCTCTATTCAGCCTTAAAAGCCTTTGCACAAACCAGTCTGGGTGCTGGATTGGCAAATATCTGCCGCAATGCACTTGGTTTCGATGCACTCTATAATATTGTGTTTGTAAAACCGTATTTACTCCTAGCAAAAATCTTTGGTCGTGATCCTATTGATGGATTGTGGTTGATGCTACCAGCCATAGTGCGTGGTGGTAATAAATTTACCAGTGCACGTCAAACCGGTTTGTTACGTGAATACGCATCAAGCATGTCACTTGGTCTAGTGGTGTTACTCATGATTCTAGTCATGCTTCAGGTCGTGGGGGGATAA